A single genomic interval of Camelina sativa cultivar DH55 chromosome 11, Cs, whole genome shotgun sequence harbors:
- the LOC104722503 gene encoding 31 kDa ribonucleoprotein, chloroplastic-like yields the protein FFEFFWLKVIYNRETDQSRGFGFVTMSTVEEAETAVEKFNRYDLNGRLLTVNKAAPRGSRPERPPRVYEPAFRVYVGNLPWDVDNGRLEQVFSEHGKVVEARVVYDRETGRSRGFGFVTMSNETELNDAIAALDGQNMEGRAIRVNVAEERPRRGF from the exons TTCTTTGAATTCTTCTGGTTGAAGGTTATATACAATAGGGAAACCGACCAGAGTCGTGGGTTTGGATTTGTGACGATGAGTACCGTGGAAGAAGCTGAGACAGCTGTTGAGAAGTTCAACCGTTAT GATCTGAATGGACGTCTTCTGACAGTCAACAAGGCAGCTCCAAGAGGATCACGTCCAGAACGCCCACCTCGGGTATATGAACCCGCATTCAGAGTCTATGTAGGGAACCTCCCATGGGATGTGGACAATGGTCGTCTAGAACAGGTTTTCAGTGAGCATGGTAAAGTTGTGGAAGCTAGGGTGGTTTATGACCGTGAGACAGGTCGTTCACGTGGATTTGGGTTTGTCACAATGTCTAACGAGACTGAACTTAACGACGCCATCGCTGCTCTTGATGGACAG AACATGGAGGGTAGAGCAATCAGAGTGAATGTAGCGGAAGAGCGTCCAAGGCGTGGATTTTAA
- the LOC104722502 gene encoding 31 kDa ribonucleoprotein, chloroplastic, protein MASSIVSSSLKPLAMADSSSSTLFSHPSISTSICSSRIRCSNVSLLTGRINMPLSFSSFSLSLKTKTHLKKSPFVSFVAQTSDWAEEGGEGSVAVEENEEPFESQEGEVSEVPEFPEPPEEAKLFVGNLAYDVDSQALAMLFDQAGTVEIAEVIYNRETDQSRGFGFVTMSTVEEAETAVEKFNRYDLNGRLLTVNKAAPRGSRPERPPRVYEPAFRVYVGNLPWDVDNGRLEQVFSEHGKVVEARVVYDRETGRSRGFGFVTMSNETELNDAIAALDGQNMEGRAIRVNVAEERPRRGF, encoded by the exons ATGGCTTCTTCTATCGTTTCCTCAAGCTTGAAGCCCTTAGCCATGGCGGATTCTTCCTCTTCTACCCTTTTCTCCCATCCTTCCATCTCCACTTCCATCTGTTCCTCCAGAATTCGCTGCTCCAATGTTTCTCTCCTCACCGGACGCATTAACATGCCCCTCTCTTTCTCAAGCTTCTCCCTATCcctcaaaaccaaaacccaccTTAAAAAATCCCCTTTTGTATCCTTCGTTGCCCAGACTTCCGATTGGGCTGAAGAAGGTGGGGAAGGAAGCGTCGCCGTTGAGGAGAACGAGGAGCCTTTCGAGTCACAGGAAGGAGAAGTCAGCGAAGTACCTGAGTTCCCTGAGCCACCGGAAGAGGCGAAGCTCTTCGTCGGGAATTTGGCTTATGATGTTGATAGCCAAGCCTTGGCTATGCTCTTTGACCAAGCCGGTACTGTTGAAATCGCTGAG GTTATATACAATAGGGAAACCGACCAGAGTCGTGGGTTTGGATTTGTGACGATGAGTACCGTGGAAGAAGCTGAGACAGCTGTTGAGAAGTTCAACCGTTAT GATCTGAATGGACGTCTTCTGACAGTCAACAAGGCAGCTCCAAGAGGATCACGTCCAGAACGCCCACCTCGGGTATATGAACCCGCATTCAGAGTCTATGTAGGGAACCTCCCATGGGATGTGGACAATGGTCGTCTAGAACAGGTTTTCAGTGAGCATGGTAAAGTTGTGGAAGCTAGGGTGGTTTATGACCGTGAGACAGGTCGTTCACGTGGATTTGGGTTTGTCACAATGTCTAACGAGACTGAACTTAACGACGCCATCGCTGCTCTTGATGGACAG AACATGGAGGGTAGAGCAATCAGAGTGAATGTAGCGGAAGAGCGTCCAAGGCGTGGATTTTAA
- the LOC104722504 gene encoding protein ABHD17B, protein MGGVTSSMAAKLAFFPPNPPSYKLIRDETTELLLMNPFPHRENVDILRLPTRRGTEIVAMYIRYPMAVTTLLYSHGNAADIGQMYELFIELSIHLRVNLMGYDYSGYGQSSGKPTEQNTYADIEAAYKCLEENYGAKQENIILYGQSVGSGPTVDLAARLPRLRASILHSPILSGLRVMYPVKRTYWFDIYKNIDKITLVRCPVLVIHGTADDVVDFSHGKQLWELCQEKYEPLWLKGGNHCDLELFPEYIGHLKKFVCAVEKSTSKRNSSFSRRSMEGCEQPPRHSVDAPRKSKDGREKPRKSVDRLRFQGYKLSHIEKPEKLKVPFEEMERSRRSVDIYRDKSQPMERARKSVDWLDRSRATE, encoded by the exons ATGGGAGGTGTGACTTCTTCAATGGCCGCCAAGTTAGCTTTTTTTCCGCCGAATCCGCCGTCGTACAAGCTTATCAGAGATGAGACGACGGAGCTTCTTCTCATGAACCCTTTTCCACATCGAGAAAATGTCGATATTTTGCGGCTGCCCACGCGCCGAGGCACCGAGATCGTGGCCATGTACATCAGGTACCCTATGGCCGTCACTACTCTTCTCTATTCTCATGGTAATGCTGCCGACATCGGTCAGATGTATGAGCTCTTCATCGAGCTTAGTATTCACCTCCGCGTCAATCTTATGGG GTATGACTATTCAGGGTATGGCCAATCATCAGGGAAG CCCACAGAACAAAATACTTATGCTGATATTGAGGCTGCTTACAAATGTCTTGAAGAGAATTATGGGGCAAAGCAGGAGAATATTATCCTCTATGGTCAATCTGTTGGTAGTGGTCCAACGGTCGATCTAGCTGCGCGTTTGCCTCGACTTAGAGCTTCCATTCTTCATAGTCCAATTCTTTCTGGGCTTAGAGTTATGTATCCTGTTAAGCGAACTTATTGGTTTGACATATACAAG AACATTGACAAAATTACGCTGGTGAGGTGTCCTGTCCTCGTCATTCAT GGAACAGCGGATGATGTGGTTGACTTCTCACACGGGAAGCAGCTTTGGGAACTTTGCCAAGAGAAATATGAACCGCTATGGCTCAAAGGTGGAAACCATTGTGATCTTGAACTCTTTCCAGAATACATTGGCCATCTCAAGAAGTTTGTGTGCGCTGTGGAGAAATCCACATCGAAAAGAAACAGTTCTTTCTCAAGAAGAAGCATGGAAGGGTGTGAACAACCTCCTCGGCATAGTGTAGATGCCCCAAGGAAGAGTAAGGACGGACGAGAAAAACCAAGGAAAAGCGTAGACAGACTAAGGTTTCAGGGATACAAGTTGAGCCACATAGAGAAACCGGAGAAGCTGAAGGTTCCATTTGAGGAAATggagagatcaagaagaagCGTGGACATATACAGAGATAAGTCTCAGCCGATGGAGAGAGCACGTAAGAGCGTTGATTGGTTGGACAGAAGTCGAGCAACGGAATGA